Within the Deinococcus detaillensis genome, the region GAACGTGAATGAGCTGCTGATCCGCCCGCTTGATCAGGGCTGAACTCAGGCTGACTGCCGCCTGCCTGCTTGGTCAAAAAAGAGTTTCTTTTGACCAAGCAGGCAGGTTCAGTAGATGCGGACAGCCCGAGACGTGGAGTCGGGTCTGGCCGTACTTATTCTTCGTGAATGGCGACGCGCATGCCCTCGGCGGTGATCCAGCCTCGGTACATGCCCTCAGTGTTATACGGCAGGGCGACGTTGCCGTCTTTGTCCACCGCGCACAGCCCCGCACCGCCGCCTGCTCCCAGCTTGCCGAGGGCCACCATTTCGCCGTGAATCATGGCGTCGGTGGCCTCACTTAACGCCGCGCCCTGATAAAGCATTCGGGCGTGGATTTCGTGACCGAGCACGCGGCGAATAAAAAACTCCCCCTTACCCGTGCCCGACAGCGCACAGGTGCGGTCATCAGCCCAGGTGCCCGCCCCGATGATCGGTGAGTCGCCGATGCGTCCGGTGGGCTTGGCAGTGTAGCCGCCCGTGGAGGTTGCTGCCGCCAGGTGACCGTGCAGGTCGAGCGCCGCCGCGCCCACCGTGCCGTGCTTGTCGCGCTCGGGAGCGGCGGCCAGTGTACCTTCACGCTCGCGCTCCAACATTCTTTCCAGCGCCTCCCGCCGGGAAGGGGTGGTAAAAAAGCTGTTGTCCACCACTTCAAATCCCCGCTGCCGCGCCCACTCGTCGGCGGCCTCACCCACCAGCAGCAGCGGATCGGCCACCTCGGCCAGTGAGCGGGCCACTCGCACCGGATGGCGAATGCGCCGCGCTCCGGCCACCGCACCTGCCAGGCCCGCCGCGCCGTCCATCACCGAGGCGTCCAGCTCATGGTAGCCGTCCCGGTTGAGGGCCGCGCCGTAGCCCGCGTTGAACACCGGGTCGTCTTCCATCACCGCGACCG harbors:
- a CDS encoding isoaspartyl peptidase/L-asparaginase family protein; translation: MTTTRRTPVLAIHGGCGAIPKDELTPDLNRAAREALRRALQAGFSVLTAGGAATDAVTEAVAVMEDDPVFNAGYGAALNRDGYHELDASVMDGAAGLAGAVAGARRIRHPVRVARSLAEVADPLLLVGEAADEWARQRGFEVVDNSFFTTPSRREALERMLEREREGTLAAAPERDKHGTVGAAALDLHGHLAAATSTGGYTAKPTGRIGDSPIIGAGTWADDRTCALSGTGKGEFFIRRVLGHEIHARMLYQGAALSEATDAMIHGEMVALGKLGAGGGAGLCAVDKDGNVALPYNTEGMYRGWITAEGMRVAIHEE